The genomic window ACAGCAACAAACGGCTGGACGCGATTAGTCATTGAAAAACCGTTCGGACATGATTTGCAAAGCGCACAAAAGTTAAATGAAGAAATTCGACAATCGTTTTCCGAGGAACAAATTTTCCGGATTGACCATTATCTCGGAAAAGAAATGGTACAAAACATTGAAGTCATTCGCTTTGCGAACGCGATTTTTGAACCGCTTTGGAACAATCGCTTTATTGCCAATATTCAAATTACATCAAGCGAAACACTTGGGGTGGAAGACCGCGGTCGTTACTATGATCATTCTGGTGCGCTTCGCGATATGGTGCAAAACCATATGCTACAAATGGTTGCCCTTCTCGCAATGGAGCCGCCAATTAAGCTGACAACAGATGACATTCGCAGTGAAAAAGTGAAAGTGCTTCGCGCGCTTCGTCCGATGACACATGATGACGTCGACAAATATTTCGTGCGCGGGCAATACGGACGCGGCATTGTGCGCGGGCAACAAGTCGTCGGGTATCGTGAAGAACATAGCGTCGATCCACATTCTAATACGGAAACGTTTGTCGCAGGGAAACTAATGATCGACAACTTCCGCTGGGCAGGTGTGCCATTTTACATACGAACAGGAAAACGAATGACTGAAAAATCAACGAAAATTGTTGTGCAATTTAAAGACGTACCGATGAATTTATATTATCGCACGAGCGAATACGTTCATCCGAATTTGCTCGTCATTCATATTCAACCAGATGAAGGGATTACCCTTCATCTAAATGCGAAAAAAAGCGGCGAAAGCATGAAAACGACGCCAATTAAGTTGGATTACTGCAACAATTGCATTGACGGCATTAATACGCC from Anoxybacillus gonensis includes these protein-coding regions:
- the zwf gene encoding glucose-6-phosphate dehydrogenase; this translates as MNDVQPKATIVIFGATGDLAKRKLFPSIYKLYQKGKLSQQFAVVGVARRPHTDESFRHYVKETIEEATKQELMDNQFISHFYYHSLDATNTKSYEQLNELLTRVEEQFHIPGNRIFYLAMAPEFFGTITSHLKSEGLTATNGWTRLVIEKPFGHDLQSAQKLNEEIRQSFSEEQIFRIDHYLGKEMVQNIEVIRFANAIFEPLWNNRFIANIQITSSETLGVEDRGRYYDHSGALRDMVQNHMLQMVALLAMEPPIKLTTDDIRSEKVKVLRALRPMTHDDVDKYFVRGQYGRGIVRGQQVVGYREEHSVDPHSNTETFVAGKLMIDNFRWAGVPFYIRTGKRMTEKSTKIVVQFKDVPMNLYYRTSEYVHPNLLVIHIQPDEGITLHLNAKKSGESMKTTPIKLDYCNNCIDGINTPEAYEKLLYDCMRGDATNFTHWDEVAASWSFVDPISEVWENTKAVDFPNYEAGSMGPKKADELLQKDGFHWWSLNGTM